In Dyella terrae, one DNA window encodes the following:
- a CDS encoding EscF/YscF/HrpA family type III secretion system needle major subunit, whose product MTSPINAPSPLAPAQSFLERTSASFDGKLTDLYQRLIEAQQKIDATDPKTLSAYQVALSAYTLFHSTQSKTVESYVNNQRQAINRLA is encoded by the coding sequence ATGACTTCGCCGATCAATGCCCCATCACCACTTGCCCCCGCCCAATCGTTTCTTGAGCGAACCAGTGCGTCATTCGACGGCAAGTTGACCGATCTCTACCAGCGACTCATCGAGGCGCAGCAAAAGATCGATGCGACCGATCCCAAGACGCTAAGCGCGTATCAGGTCGCGCTTTCCGCTTACACCTTGTTCCATTCCACGCAGTCGAAAACCGTGGAGTCCTACGTCAACAACCAGCGCCAGGCCATCAATCGACTCGCCTGA
- the sctJ gene encoding type III secretion system inner membrane ring lipoprotein SctJ — MNRFAYRWACFCVMPLLAGCHGVSLLEDLDERQANEVLAVLLESHIPAEKIRAGKQGYAVQVERADLPAAVEIVRLRQVPAPPRRHVDRSFAADALVSTPQAERARLYSAIEQRLEESVSLIDGVVSARVHVNYDVTDAPPNRTTAAPTHLSVLAVTQPGVNEDVLIASIKRFLRNSFGQVAYENISVIVTPTPAARVAASSGRHATPSRASWLGWGGGAALVAIGVVLASRRRVRSAARRWRRKA, encoded by the coding sequence ATGAATCGTTTCGCGTATCGGTGGGCCTGTTTCTGCGTCATGCCTTTGCTGGCCGGCTGTCATGGCGTATCCCTGCTGGAAGACCTCGACGAACGGCAGGCCAACGAGGTGCTGGCGGTACTTCTGGAAAGCCACATCCCGGCGGAGAAGATTCGCGCTGGCAAGCAGGGATACGCCGTGCAGGTCGAACGCGCTGATCTTCCGGCCGCCGTGGAGATTGTTCGTCTGCGGCAGGTGCCTGCTCCGCCGCGCCGCCATGTCGACCGTTCGTTTGCCGCCGACGCCCTGGTGAGTACGCCGCAGGCCGAGCGCGCCAGGTTGTACTCGGCCATCGAGCAGCGGCTTGAGGAAAGCGTGTCGTTGATCGATGGCGTTGTGTCGGCACGGGTGCACGTCAACTATGACGTCACCGACGCGCCGCCGAATCGCACGACGGCCGCTCCGACCCATTTATCAGTACTCGCGGTCACCCAGCCGGGCGTCAACGAGGATGTACTGATCGCCTCCATCAAGCGCTTCCTTCGCAACAGTTTCGGTCAGGTGGCGTACGAAAACATCTCAGTGATCGTGACGCCCACACCGGCCGCCCGCGTCGCTGCGAGTTCGGGCCGGCATGCAACGCCTTCGCGTGCGAGTTGGTTGGGATGGGGTGGCGGAGCTGCGCTCGTGGCCATCGGCGTCGTTCTGGCCTCGCGGCGCCGCGTGCGCTCGGCCGCGCGGCGGTGGCGAAGGAAGGCATGA
- a CDS encoding helix-turn-helix domain-containing protein, with translation MSPDCTIGSLRSIKDEAGDSRPLRPWHPVGANQDELFTLSVGRGQWVLMSATKSARGVVRLHSSQVDAHRQLVWTTRRLLVYSHVPMAVLSSRPFELRDVDMLALTKLLAFHDDARGISLHGNAAQTCSITEATHLALEDRGEATRWMVSGFTRVCATRSQVYGVLRRTEAYRLVRFLLAQEPSIKASRLSERYGLSPTHFRRKCRQVLGQSLKGQLRLLRAARSLLEYGLGNEPFTTVAADHGYSSAAHFSSEVRSLFGKSPTELYRSCVNWKEAK, from the coding sequence ATGAGCCCGGACTGCACGATCGGTTCCCTGCGTTCCATCAAGGACGAAGCTGGCGACTCACGGCCCTTGCGCCCCTGGCATCCCGTGGGCGCGAACCAGGACGAGCTGTTTACGTTGAGTGTTGGGCGCGGTCAGTGGGTGCTCATGTCGGCCACGAAATCCGCGCGAGGCGTCGTGCGACTTCACTCGTCGCAAGTCGACGCCCACCGGCAACTCGTCTGGACGACACGCCGGCTGCTGGTTTACTCGCACGTGCCGATGGCGGTCCTTTCCAGTCGCCCCTTCGAGCTGCGTGACGTGGATATGTTGGCGTTGACCAAGCTGCTCGCGTTTCACGACGACGCGCGTGGGATATCACTTCATGGAAACGCGGCCCAGACGTGCTCCATCACGGAAGCTACGCACCTGGCGCTGGAGGACCGTGGCGAAGCCACCCGGTGGATGGTCAGCGGTTTCACGCGTGTCTGCGCCACCCGGTCGCAAGTGTATGGCGTCCTTCGGAGGACGGAGGCCTATCGCTTGGTCCGGTTCCTGCTGGCGCAGGAGCCGTCGATCAAGGCTTCTCGCCTGAGCGAACGTTATGGATTGTCGCCGACGCACTTTCGCCGCAAGTGTCGACAGGTACTGGGTCAGTCGCTGAAAGGGCAGCTGAGATTGCTCAGGGCCGCTCGCTCGTTGCTCGAATATGGCCTGGGCAATGAGCCGTTCACGACCGTGGCGGCCGACCATGGCTATTCGTCCGCAGCGCACTTTTCTTCGGAAGTCCGCAGTTTGTTTGGCAAATCACCGACCGAACTGTATCGATCCTGCGTGAACTGGAAGGAAGCAAAGTGA
- the sctC gene encoding type III secretion system outer membrane ring subunit SctC encodes MRKPHFCMAILWFGCFTGAIQAQDGAAAAAASGLATGEGVVVRDGSASQLLQSIGSKLRQGVSMSDKARRKRIAGHFKLDDARGLLDRLAAEAGLIWYSDGKTLHVYDASELQHHVGRLAHTSIDTIEAFLDQAGLFDPRYPLRGASDGVFHVAAPPIYVHLISEMASQLDRVHPEASLTSDHLEVIALRHSFAATRTFTQRGASTQVPGMAQVVQSLMHATGDAVEAPVEDDASTVVPAKAAGPLIVSHEPGNNLIVRGTTGQIQRVRELVRQLDQPRRQVELSLWIVDLRRSDLDALGIEWSGQSRFGNRLGVQLNPGALTSTLDGQQFLASIAALAKKGHASIVSQPVVLTQENTPALFDSSTTFYTRLVGERNAQLDSVTFGTMVSVVSRVSNQRDVELNVAVEDGAIDNSRPQGVDSLPMVARTQIDTVARVPRDLSLLIGGYARTSSEASRSAMPGLSRVPLLGWLFRSRRSDRHASVRVFLIQPRVLADGDGEGAATLESTYGPGVGRSLREAATRLDASGERGASP; translated from the coding sequence GTGAGGAAGCCCCACTTCTGCATGGCCATCCTGTGGTTCGGATGTTTCACGGGCGCCATCCAGGCACAAGACGGCGCCGCCGCCGCCGCCGCGTCCGGGCTGGCGACCGGTGAAGGCGTGGTCGTCCGGGACGGCAGTGCCAGTCAATTGCTGCAGTCGATCGGAAGCAAGCTTCGGCAAGGTGTATCCATGAGTGATAAGGCGCGCCGGAAACGCATCGCCGGACACTTTAAGCTCGACGACGCGCGTGGCTTGTTGGATCGACTCGCCGCCGAGGCGGGCTTGATCTGGTACAGCGACGGGAAAACGCTGCACGTCTACGATGCAAGCGAACTCCAGCACCACGTGGGTCGGCTCGCGCATACGTCGATCGACACGATTGAAGCCTTCCTCGACCAGGCCGGCCTGTTCGATCCCCGGTATCCCCTTCGCGGTGCTTCCGACGGCGTATTTCATGTGGCGGCGCCGCCGATCTATGTCCACCTGATATCGGAGATGGCCTCGCAGCTCGATCGCGTGCATCCGGAAGCCAGCCTGACGTCCGATCACCTGGAAGTCATTGCGCTCAGGCATTCGTTCGCCGCGACCCGGACGTTCACCCAGCGTGGCGCGAGTACCCAGGTGCCAGGCATGGCGCAGGTGGTGCAATCGCTGATGCACGCCACGGGCGACGCGGTTGAGGCACCGGTGGAGGACGACGCGTCGACGGTCGTCCCCGCGAAAGCGGCGGGGCCCCTGATCGTTTCCCATGAGCCTGGAAACAATCTGATCGTCCGGGGGACGACCGGGCAGATACAACGGGTACGTGAACTCGTCAGGCAGCTCGATCAACCCCGTCGGCAAGTCGAGCTGTCGCTGTGGATCGTGGATTTGCGGCGAAGCGATCTGGATGCGCTGGGTATCGAGTGGTCGGGCCAGTCCAGGTTCGGCAACCGTCTGGGCGTACAGCTCAACCCCGGGGCGCTTACCTCGACGCTGGATGGGCAGCAGTTCCTTGCCTCGATCGCCGCGCTTGCCAAGAAGGGTCACGCTTCCATCGTCTCGCAACCGGTGGTGCTTACTCAGGAAAACACGCCGGCGTTGTTCGACAGCAGCACGACGTTCTACACGCGCCTGGTGGGCGAAAGAAACGCACAGCTGGACAGCGTAACGTTCGGCACGATGGTGAGCGTGGTGTCCCGCGTTTCCAATCAGCGCGACGTCGAACTTAACGTGGCCGTTGAAGACGGCGCTATCGACAACAGCCGGCCGCAGGGCGTGGACAGCCTGCCCATGGTGGCGCGCACGCAAATCGATACGGTCGCGCGAGTGCCGCGCGATCTGAGCCTTTTGATCGGTGGCTACGCGCGCACCTCGTCCGAGGCGAGTCGAAGTGCGATGCCAGGCCTGTCACGCGTGCCGCTTCTTGGCTGGCTTTTCAGGTCCAGGCGGAGTGACCGTCATGCGTCCGTGCGTGTCTTTCTCATCCAGCCGCGCGTGCTGGCGGACGGTGACGGCGAGGGCGCGGCGACGCTGGAGTCGACTTACGGACCGGGCGTTGGGCGATCGCTTCGTGAGGCGGCGACGCGTCTGGATGCCAGCGGCGAGCGAGGTGCGTCACCGTGA
- the sctW gene encoding type III secretion system gatekeeper subunit SctW, protein MKIPSTVIPLVDGSRLARTRGKARESDRVDVPAPVDEPLRADQDALSVALDLGDDATALLTVLRQRRRDRASGEVESDAPSEWTDALLEDDSLQRFEELHACLRGGGSAQQVLALLRTRFPDAGDALLVLGQWRRFRDLSREERECLEEVLATLRAALEGEGAQSLRDARAGANASAKAKLVAHRTGLDAKALRESYRDFLGMDLVPISQYELWMEQYGFEARHSVLDFIERALVADIYALDPSCSRLEFGNALRYIVRLGSLRSADLRLLSSGWRQDIMARLRVDKPTWLLAMFSVVRDAEKLRTLLHATCAKAVPPPTIEERCILVQSMRRALSQLSPAMWHGQDEYAATFAALDELAEQAVSAEIAARPLSVLRVR, encoded by the coding sequence GTGAAAATTCCCTCCACGGTCATCCCGCTTGTCGATGGATCGCGGCTGGCACGCACCCGGGGCAAAGCCCGGGAGTCGGACCGCGTCGACGTACCCGCCCCGGTAGACGAGCCGCTGCGCGCGGATCAGGACGCACTCTCCGTTGCGCTGGACCTCGGTGATGACGCCACGGCGCTGTTGACGGTGCTTCGTCAGCGGCGAAGGGACAGGGCGAGTGGTGAAGTCGAAAGTGACGCGCCGTCCGAATGGACCGATGCCCTGCTCGAGGACGACAGCCTGCAGCGATTTGAGGAGCTGCACGCCTGCCTTCGCGGTGGCGGTTCCGCACAGCAGGTACTGGCTCTGCTCAGGACCCGGTTTCCCGATGCCGGGGATGCCCTGTTGGTGCTGGGGCAATGGCGGCGGTTCCGTGACCTCTCGCGTGAGGAACGCGAATGCCTGGAGGAGGTGCTGGCGACGCTGCGGGCCGCACTGGAAGGTGAGGGCGCCCAATCCCTTCGGGACGCCCGGGCCGGTGCCAATGCGAGTGCCAAGGCGAAGCTTGTCGCTCATCGAACCGGCCTGGATGCAAAGGCCCTTCGGGAAAGCTACCGCGATTTCCTCGGCATGGATCTTGTGCCCATCTCGCAGTATGAGCTTTGGATGGAGCAGTACGGTTTCGAGGCCAGGCATTCCGTACTTGATTTCATCGAGCGCGCCCTGGTCGCCGACATCTATGCCCTTGATCCGAGCTGTTCCCGCCTCGAGTTTGGGAACGCACTTCGCTACATCGTGCGCCTCGGATCGCTTCGCTCGGCAGATCTTCGCCTGCTCTCAAGCGGCTGGCGCCAGGACATCATGGCGCGACTTCGCGTGGACAAACCGACGTGGTTGCTGGCCATGTTCTCCGTCGTCCGCGATGCGGAAAAACTACGGACGCTCCTCCATGCGACGTGCGCGAAGGCCGTTCCGCCACCGACGATCGAGGAGCGATGCATTCTCGTGCAGTCGATGCGCCGCGCCCTGAGTCAGCTGTCGCCCGCCATGTGGCATGGGCAGGATGAATACGCCGCGACGTTCGCGGCCCTGGACGAACTGGCCGAGCAGGCGGTATCCGCCGAGATAGCCGCGCGCCCCCTGTCGGTGTTGAGGGTGCGATGA
- a CDS encoding EscV/YscV/HrcV family type III secretion system export apparatus protein encodes MSAEASATVAPWFHRPELTLVVLMAAVIAMLVMPLPTWLVDGLIALNMAIAIVIFLSSFYVERLLNFSTFPSVLLFTTLMRLALSVSTSRLILVDADAGHVIQAFGEFVIADNLVVGFVVFSIVTIVQFIVITKGAERVGEVTARFSLDGMPGKQMAIDADLRAESINSEEAQRRRKEVERESQLFGSFDGAMKFVKGDAIAGVVILLVNFFGGIAVGTLQHGMTFGDALHTFTLLTIGDGLVAQIPALLICISAGFIVTRVGGDQRNLGAGIIAELFASDLVLLVSAVLVLLLGMLPGFPLAVFVALACGLAGIVVMRRRRLRRHGDGEAAGAVSASGKASFDQGRLVSETLPLQVNLPGELMRAWEEQGWLQRCQEACFFQLGIPLPPLVARESDGDGTSVEVRVNEVAAARGHIVAGRTQMRGDVPHALLPGDAMELPDGRGGRSYWLAQDDVARWDDMGLRGRADIDVLVELVGIAIRRNISELFGIQEAKQMMDRLEGRYPELVKETYRHLPVQRLADVLQRLLREDVSVRNMKVILEALAQWAQREKDVIMLAEHVRCALARYISDRVGIDGRIKAIVLSGSVEDQIRSGIRQAQGGSFLNLDPAAANDLLDRAELCIGEVTLHCPDAVILTAVDIRRFFKRFIEGRLPHVGVISFGEVSDTVSIDVLRTL; translated from the coding sequence ATGAGCGCAGAGGCAAGTGCAACCGTCGCTCCCTGGTTCCACCGTCCGGAGCTCACGCTGGTCGTGCTCATGGCAGCCGTCATTGCGATGCTCGTCATGCCGTTGCCGACCTGGCTTGTGGACGGGCTTATCGCGCTCAACATGGCCATTGCCATCGTTATCTTCCTGAGCTCGTTCTACGTCGAACGATTGCTCAACTTTTCGACTTTTCCGTCGGTGCTCCTTTTCACCACGTTGATGCGACTGGCCTTGTCTGTCAGCACGAGCCGGCTGATCCTGGTCGATGCCGATGCGGGCCATGTCATCCAGGCCTTCGGAGAGTTCGTCATTGCGGACAACCTGGTCGTGGGCTTCGTGGTGTTTTCCATCGTGACGATCGTGCAGTTCATCGTCATTACGAAGGGTGCGGAGCGCGTGGGTGAGGTGACGGCCCGATTTTCGCTCGACGGCATGCCTGGCAAGCAGATGGCCATCGATGCCGATCTGCGCGCGGAGTCCATCAACAGCGAAGAAGCCCAGCGGCGCCGCAAGGAAGTGGAACGGGAGAGTCAGCTGTTCGGCTCGTTCGACGGTGCCATGAAGTTCGTCAAGGGAGACGCCATTGCCGGGGTGGTCATTCTTCTCGTCAACTTCTTCGGTGGCATCGCCGTAGGCACCTTGCAGCACGGCATGACCTTCGGTGACGCGCTGCATACCTTCACCCTCCTGACCATCGGCGACGGCCTGGTGGCGCAGATCCCCGCGCTTCTCATCTGTATCAGTGCCGGTTTCATCGTGACACGCGTTGGTGGCGATCAGCGAAATCTCGGTGCGGGCATCATCGCCGAGCTGTTCGCGAGTGACCTGGTGCTCTTGGTTTCCGCTGTGCTCGTCCTGCTGCTTGGGATGTTGCCGGGGTTCCCCTTGGCCGTGTTCGTTGCGCTCGCGTGTGGGCTGGCCGGCATTGTTGTCATGCGCCGGCGCAGGCTGCGGCGCCACGGCGATGGCGAAGCCGCGGGTGCGGTGTCGGCATCCGGGAAAGCATCGTTCGATCAGGGGCGACTCGTGTCGGAAACCCTTCCGCTGCAGGTCAACCTCCCGGGAGAGCTGATGCGCGCGTGGGAGGAGCAGGGCTGGCTGCAGCGGTGTCAGGAGGCATGCTTCTTTCAACTCGGCATTCCGCTGCCGCCGCTCGTTGCGCGCGAGTCCGACGGTGACGGGACATCGGTTGAGGTCCGGGTGAACGAGGTGGCGGCAGCGCGCGGTCACATCGTGGCAGGTCGCACGCAGATGCGTGGTGACGTGCCCCATGCCCTGCTGCCGGGTGATGCCATGGAGCTTCCCGATGGTCGGGGCGGACGCAGCTACTGGCTGGCGCAGGACGATGTCGCGCGATGGGACGATATGGGTCTTCGCGGTCGAGCCGATATTGACGTGCTGGTCGAGCTTGTGGGCATTGCGATTCGTCGGAACATCAGCGAGCTGTTTGGCATACAGGAAGCCAAGCAGATGATGGATCGCCTGGAAGGGCGGTATCCGGAACTCGTCAAAGAGACCTATCGCCATCTTCCGGTGCAGCGCCTGGCCGACGTGCTTCAGCGCTTGCTCCGTGAAGACGTGTCGGTGCGCAACATGAAAGTGATTCTCGAGGCGCTGGCGCAATGGGCGCAACGCGAGAAGGACGTGATCATGCTCGCTGAACATGTCCGGTGCGCGCTTGCCCGGTATATCTCCGATCGCGTCGGCATCGATGGCCGCATCAAGGCCATTGTTCTGTCGGGCAGCGTCGAAGATCAGATTCGGTCGGGCATTCGTCAGGCCCAGGGCGGCTCATTCCTCAATCTCGACCCCGCGGCCGCCAATGATCTCCTCGATCGTGCCGAGCTCTGCATTGGCGAAGTCACCTTGCACTGTCCCGATGCGGTGATCCTGACGGCGGTCGACATTCGTCGCTTCTTCAAGCGGTTCATCGAGGGCCGCTTGCCCCATGTCGGCGTGATCTCGTTTGGCGAAGTCTCCGACACCGTTTCCATCGATGTATTGAGGACGTTATGA
- a CDS encoding FliI/YscN family ATPase yields MKLPSLLARVGARPHVLRSGTLRVLLDGLRLGEICELLETPGESAALRGIVTSIDGESASVAVLGESQGLSSRTIVMPTGRFMECSLHPSMLGGVYDAMGKETARLTDAVDGFGLSQVRTLKSPPADYRCRTPIGRLFHTGIRAIDGLLACGEGQRMGIFAPAGCGKTSLLEMMLDYVECDVIVLALIGERGRELSDAVERLRQSPQAGRVVIVHATSDCASALRCQAALLATTVAEYFRDRGNKVLLLVDSMTRYARALRDMALASGEPPARRGFPASVFDALPGLLERPGAVAGGSITAFYTVLLEDEALADPIGEEVKSLLDGHIYLSSSLAGKGHYPAIDVLRSQSRLFSAVTDPQHQMAARRFRHLLAVLAEMQVLRDVGEYVAGQNAIQDAAVERESAMEAFLQQRSTEGASLQEALMDLYAAVR; encoded by the coding sequence GTGAAGCTTCCCTCGCTGCTGGCTCGTGTCGGAGCGCGGCCTCACGTCTTGCGGTCCGGCACCTTGCGTGTGTTGCTCGATGGTCTCCGTCTGGGAGAAATCTGCGAGCTCTTGGAAACGCCGGGTGAGTCGGCAGCCTTGCGTGGCATCGTGACATCCATCGATGGCGAAAGCGCCTCGGTCGCCGTGCTGGGAGAGTCTCAGGGACTGTCCTCGCGCACCATCGTCATGCCCACCGGGCGATTCATGGAGTGCAGCCTGCATCCCTCGATGCTCGGTGGGGTCTACGACGCGATGGGGAAGGAGACCGCGCGCCTCACCGACGCGGTTGACGGGTTCGGCTTATCCCAGGTCCGGACGCTTAAGTCGCCTCCTGCGGACTACCGATGCCGAACTCCCATAGGTCGCCTGTTTCATACTGGCATTCGTGCCATTGACGGCTTGTTGGCCTGTGGTGAAGGACAACGCATGGGTATCTTCGCGCCGGCGGGCTGCGGCAAGACTTCGCTACTGGAAATGATGCTCGACTACGTCGAGTGTGACGTCATCGTGCTGGCGCTCATTGGCGAGCGCGGTCGTGAACTTTCCGATGCGGTGGAGCGCCTTCGCCAGTCACCGCAGGCGGGCAGGGTGGTGATAGTGCACGCAACGTCCGACTGCGCCTCCGCGCTTCGATGCCAGGCCGCGCTGCTGGCGACGACCGTGGCCGAGTACTTTCGTGACCGGGGCAACAAAGTACTGTTGCTCGTTGATTCGATGACGCGCTACGCGCGTGCCTTGCGCGACATGGCATTGGCATCGGGCGAACCTCCCGCCCGGCGCGGATTCCCTGCATCGGTATTCGATGCATTGCCGGGTTTGCTGGAACGTCCCGGTGCCGTTGCCGGAGGAAGCATCACGGCCTTTTACACCGTGCTGCTCGAAGACGAAGCACTGGCCGATCCTATTGGTGAGGAAGTGAAGTCGCTCCTGGATGGTCACATCTATCTGTCGAGTTCGCTGGCGGGCAAGGGTCACTATCCCGCCATCGATGTACTTCGCAGTCAAAGTCGACTGTTCTCCGCGGTGACGGATCCTCAGCACCAGATGGCCGCAAGGCGCTTTCGGCATCTTCTGGCGGTACTGGCCGAGATGCAGGTGCTTCGTGATGTCGGTGAATACGTCGCAGGGCAGAACGCGATCCAGGACGCGGCGGTCGAACGGGAGTCGGCCATGGAAGCGTTCTTGCAGCAGCGTTCCACGGAGGGAGCCTCATTGCAGGAGGCCCTGATGGATTTGTATGCCGCAGTCCGCTGA
- a CDS encoding FliM/FliN family flagellar motor switch protein: MTWTMPGLRRIDTAMLERQRALERARAAGVCACWDELDPAVWYVRCRLHSSSGRATAWIRLADWAAFLWPSLADIAWDALSVEDARDLLGADTHRLCLALGGAAQPRLDYVERAPASDAMDVLRINSVAGDVWIDRLDWLQPASLPLRIGRSLPLEVTWELARLRVSARLLERMRVGDVLLCQSLTYTAYVEGTPVFRYSLQEHIVTIETSAQTVGTVALPDIPLNEMVELKDLPVDVSVVLCRKAYTLEELAGWGEGASIVLPQDVHCDVELVVNGRCMAHGELVQVGDRLAVQIHRSRLR, encoded by the coding sequence ATGACCTGGACGATGCCTGGCCTGCGGCGGATCGACACCGCCATGCTCGAGCGTCAGCGCGCGTTGGAGCGCGCCAGGGCAGCCGGTGTCTGCGCTTGCTGGGACGAACTGGATCCCGCCGTTTGGTACGTGCGATGTCGGCTTCACTCGTCGTCCGGTCGCGCAACGGCATGGATACGACTTGCGGACTGGGCGGCGTTCCTGTGGCCCTCACTGGCGGATATCGCATGGGATGCCCTGTCGGTTGAGGATGCTCGCGATTTGCTTGGCGCCGACACCCATCGCCTCTGCCTTGCGCTTGGGGGCGCAGCGCAGCCGCGCCTTGACTATGTCGAACGGGCGCCGGCGTCAGACGCCATGGACGTCCTGCGCATCAACAGCGTGGCCGGGGATGTGTGGATCGATCGCCTCGATTGGCTCCAGCCGGCGAGCCTTCCCTTGCGCATCGGACGCTCCCTGCCACTGGAGGTCACGTGGGAGCTGGCACGGCTCCGCGTGTCGGCGCGACTCCTCGAGCGCATGCGCGTGGGTGACGTGTTGTTGTGCCAATCCCTGACGTACACGGCCTATGTCGAAGGCACCCCCGTATTCCGTTACTCACTGCAGGAACATATCGTGACCATTGAAACGTCTGCCCAGACCGTCGGGACGGTAGCGCTACCGGACATCCCGCTGAATGAGATGGTTGAGCTGAAAGACCTGCCCGTGGACGTATCGGTCGTCCTGTGTCGCAAAGCCTATACGCTGGAGGAGTTGGCGGGGTGGGGCGAGGGCGCATCCATCGTGTTGCCACAGGACGTGCATTGTGACGTCGAGCTGGTGGTCAACGGACGGTGCATGGCCCATGGCGAGCTGGTGCAGGTCGGAGATCGACTTGCCGTGCAGATCCACCGAAGCCGACTGCGCTGA
- a CDS encoding EscR/YscR/HrcR family type III secretion system export apparatus protein → MDDSLAKVLVLAGMSLLPFLVATGTCFLKFTVVFTLLRNGLGLQQVPSNVVINALALMLAAYVMQPVIADVADAFANHSEPLDHPQDVIALLNEGSGSYRAYLARHADADLVRYFAQLRASEPDASEPGSWEEPGLFELLPAYALSELKAAFLIGFYLYLPFVVVDLVVSGILLSLGMMMMSPVTISAPIKLVLFVALDGWTLISKGLIEPYLSGGGH, encoded by the coding sequence ATGGACGATTCCCTTGCCAAGGTGCTTGTGCTCGCGGGCATGTCGTTGCTTCCGTTCCTGGTAGCGACGGGCACGTGTTTTCTCAAGTTCACCGTCGTTTTCACGCTTCTGCGCAACGGACTGGGGCTGCAGCAGGTGCCGTCCAATGTCGTCATCAATGCGCTGGCGCTCATGCTGGCCGCCTACGTCATGCAGCCTGTCATCGCCGATGTCGCCGATGCGTTCGCGAACCACAGCGAACCCCTGGACCATCCGCAGGACGTGATCGCCTTGCTGAATGAGGGGAGTGGCAGCTACCGCGCCTACCTGGCCAGGCATGCCGATGCGGATCTGGTGAGGTACTTCGCTCAGTTGCGAGCGAGTGAGCCGGATGCATCCGAGCCTGGTTCGTGGGAGGAGCCCGGTCTCTTCGAGTTGCTTCCCGCGTATGCGCTCTCGGAGCTCAAGGCGGCCTTTCTTATCGGCTTTTACCTGTATCTCCCCTTCGTCGTGGTCGATCTTGTTGTGTCGGGCATCCTGCTGTCCCTCGGCATGATGATGATGAGTCCGGTCACCATTTCCGCGCCCATCAAGCTTGTGCTGTTCGTGGCCCTGGATGGTTGGACGCTGATATCCAAGGGTCTCATCGAGCCGTATCTGTCCGGTGGAGGGCACTGA
- the sctS gene encoding type III secretion system export apparatus subunit SctS gives MDQLTEVGQRTMYLVLILSAVPVAVATVIGILVGLVQTVTQIQEQTLPFGIKLISVSITLTLTSHWYAIQLRQYTEYLMTLAFHSA, from the coding sequence GTGGATCAGCTCACCGAGGTCGGTCAGCGCACGATGTATCTCGTGTTGATTCTCTCCGCCGTGCCGGTGGCGGTGGCGACGGTGATCGGAATTCTCGTTGGCCTGGTCCAGACGGTGACGCAGATTCAGGAGCAGACGCTGCCATTCGGCATCAAGCTGATATCGGTGTCGATCACGCTGACCTTGACGTCGCATTGGTACGCGATTCAGTTGCGTCAGTACACGGAGTACCTGATGACTCTGGCGTTTCATTCCGCCTGA
- the sctT gene encoding type III secretion system export apparatus subunit SctT → MLAGTLDLAGHHWQLAALAMIRVLACFAWLPCFGTGAMASKVVRSTVALWCVMGLWPALEPLSAPLDLTGMVWAGLREGLVGTALGLALGLPFQVFHGFGAVVNNQRGANIGSTLDPTSGAEATESASLLQWFSVAVFLAGGGIATVLEALRASFLVMGMDGAFRASMPGLTTYAGTVLAAAVKLAAPVIAMLFLVEVLLGMLSRFAQQMNAFSVALAAKTVVAFAVLLVYVMTSLEEMSISLWREHSAFDLLDIRPP, encoded by the coding sequence ATGCTTGCAGGGACGTTGGACCTGGCCGGTCACCACTGGCAGCTGGCGGCGCTTGCCATGATTCGGGTGTTGGCGTGTTTCGCGTGGCTGCCTTGCTTCGGCACGGGCGCGATGGCATCCAAGGTGGTCAGGTCGACCGTTGCCCTCTGGTGCGTCATGGGTTTGTGGCCGGCACTCGAGCCGCTGTCGGCGCCACTGGATCTCACGGGGATGGTGTGGGCGGGTTTGCGCGAGGGCCTGGTGGGAACCGCGCTCGGGCTTGCTCTGGGGTTGCCTTTCCAGGTGTTCCACGGCTTCGGTGCCGTTGTTAATAACCAGCGTGGTGCCAACATTGGCAGCACGCTGGACCCTACCTCGGGCGCGGAGGCCACGGAATCGGCGAGTTTGTTGCAGTGGTTCTCAGTCGCCGTCTTCCTGGCGGGAGGTGGCATTGCCACCGTGCTGGAGGCGCTTCGTGCCAGCTTCTTGGTGATGGGGATGGATGGCGCATTTCGTGCGTCCATGCCGGGGTTGACGACCTATGCCGGCACGGTTCTCGCCGCGGCCGTCAAGTTGGCAGCGCCTGTCATTGCCATGCTTTTCCTGGTCGAGGTGCTGCTGGGCATGCTTTCGCGGTTTGCGCAGCAGATGAATGCGTTCTCGGTCGCGCTTGCCGCCAAGACGGTGGTGGCTTTCGCGGTGCTGCTGGTTTACGTCATGACCTCTCTTGAGGAAATGTCGATAAGCCTGTGGCGCGAGCATTCGGCCTTTGATCTTCTGGATATACGCCCGCCTTGA